A stretch of Acidobacteriota bacterium DNA encodes these proteins:
- a CDS encoding RNA polymerase sigma factor — MIEQVLAGQQSVYEYLFQRHLRRIITIAWHFFRSKETVEDITQETFSKAYFSLSSYRRGASFEQWLAKIAINNCYNELRRRKKRNEMLVTDLTENETDWLEHKLATSSFADFFGLNDSQNASATIYKLLARLPDDDKLVLTLLHVHDYSVAAQV; from the coding sequence TTGATTGAGCAGGTACTAGCGGGCCAACAAAGTGTGTACGAATACTTATTTCAACGTCACCTCCGGCGCATCATTACCATTGCTTGGCACTTCTTTCGCTCGAAAGAGACCGTCGAAGATATTACGCAGGAAACCTTTTCCAAGGCTTATTTTTCACTCTCTAGCTATCGACGAGGAGCATCTTTTGAACAATGGTTAGCCAAAATTGCCATCAATAATTGCTATAATGAATTACGCCGGCGTAAAAAACGCAACGAGATGCTAGTGACCGATCTCACAGAGAATGAAACAGATTGGTTGGAGCACAAGCTCGCGACAAGCTCTTTTGCGGATTTCTTTGGACTCAATGACAGCCAAAATGCCTCAGCAACTATATATAAGCTATTGGCCAGATTACCGGACGACGACAAACTTGTGCTAACGCTTCTCCACGTTCATGACTATTCGGTGGCGGCGCAAGTATGA
- a CDS encoding transposase — translation MIEITPVNDDTIAPLLYYRSCITVEAFQKRRKYDDAFKQQALQMMRMGQSVPSIALALGVGESLLYKWKQALQPAAQDQELKQVRSKLKQVEIERDILKKALSIFCRPT, via the coding sequence ATGATTGAGATAACCCCTGTAAATGATGACACTATAGCTCCCTTATTATATTATAGGTCGTGTATCACAGTGGAAGCTTTCCAAAAGCGCCGCAAGTATGATGATGCCTTTAAGCAACAAGCCTTGCAGATGATGCGGATGGGGCAATCCGTGCCGAGCATCGCGTTGGCGTTGGGCGTGGGCGAAAGCTTGCTGTACAAATGGAAACAAGCGCTCCAGCCAGCCGCGCAAGATCAAGAGCTTAAGCAGGTGCGGTCAAAACTCAAACAAGTAGAAATAGAACGGGACATCTTAAAAAAAGCCTTGAGCATTTTTTGCCGTCCGACGTGA
- a CDS encoding DDE-type integrase/transposase/recombinase — protein sequence MRLKPPRGLLLHSDRGGQYVDAEFRALRAANGYEQSMSRAGETYDNAHAESLFSRYKAELLRRRRGTRRRRSRTRIV from the coding sequence GTGCGCCTCAAACCGCCGCGCGGCTTGCTCCTGCACAGTGATCGCGGCGGGCAATACGTTGATGCAGAGTTTCGCGCTTTGCGCGCGGCCAATGGCTACGAACAAAGCATGAGTCGCGCGGGCGAGACCTACGACAATGCGCACGCGGAAAGCTTGTTTTCACGCTACAAAGCGGAGCTGCTTCGGCGACGGCGCGGAACGCGCCGTCGCCGAAGCAGAACTCGAATCGTTTGA
- a CDS encoding transposase: MTIRWRRKYEDAYKQQALDLLRLGQSVPTVAHALGVGEGVLYKWKQAQRPAA, translated from the coding sequence ATGACTATTCGGTGGCGGCGCAAGTATGAAGATGCCTACAAACAACAGGCCCTGGATTTGCTGCGGCTCGGCCAATCGGTGCCGACCGTCGCCCACGCCTTGGGGGTCGGGGAGGGCGTGCTCTACAAATGGAAGCAGGCGCAACGGCCGGCCGC
- a CDS encoding IS3 family transposase, translating to MRTRKACFHATKRSCFGDGAERAVAEAELESFDYIERYYNPIRRHSALGYLSPQDFEAAYYQTAKMDSLKLQERT from the coding sequence ATGCGCACGCGGAAAGCTTGTTTTCACGCTACAAAGCGGAGCTGCTTCGGCGACGGCGCGGAACGCGCCGTCGCCGAAGCAGAACTCGAATCGTTTGATTACATCGAACGCTATTACAACCCCATTCGTCGGCATTCAGCTTTGGGCTACCTGAGCCCACAAGATTTTGAAGCCGCCTATTATCAAACAGCGAAAATGGACTCGCTCAAATTACAAGAAAGGACTTAA
- a CDS encoding methionine adenosyltransferase: MVKQHGRFLFTSESVTEGHPDKICDQISDAILDEVLRQDPTARVACESFATTGLLLISGEITTTARVDYAKVARETVREIGYDNAEYGFDCDTCAVMSAINTQSPDIAMGVDTGGAGDQGLMFGYACSENPELMPTPIQLAHHLVRRLSEVRRDGTLPYLRADGKSQVTVEYENGKPIRVDAVVVSTQHSPEAGADQIREDIIDHVIKPVIPGNLLDANTKYYVNPTGRFVVGGPMGDTGLTGRKIIVDTYGGAAPHGGGAFSGKDPTKVDRSACYMARYIAKNVVAAGLADRCQVQLAYAIGVAEPVSVYIDCFGTAKIDEEKLAEIIRANFELTPKGIISSLNLRQPIYKATAAFGHFGRRESSFTWEATDKAEKLRAAAGL, encoded by the coding sequence ATTGTGAAACAGCACGGACGTTTTTTGTTTACTTCGGAGTCTGTCACCGAAGGCCATCCAGACAAGATTTGCGACCAGATTTCAGACGCTATTTTGGATGAGGTGTTACGTCAAGACCCCACTGCTCGCGTGGCTTGTGAATCTTTCGCGACAACGGGGTTGCTTTTAATTAGTGGTGAAATTACTACGACCGCTCGCGTTGATTACGCCAAGGTGGCGCGTGAAACGGTACGCGAAATTGGCTATGACAATGCAGAATATGGATTCGATTGCGACACTTGTGCCGTGATGTCCGCGATCAACACGCAATCACCAGATATCGCAATGGGCGTAGACACTGGCGGTGCAGGAGACCAAGGTCTTATGTTCGGTTATGCGTGCAGTGAAAATCCAGAATTGATGCCAACCCCGATTCAACTCGCACACCATTTGGTACGGCGCTTAAGCGAAGTCCGCCGCGACGGAACACTACCCTATTTAAGGGCGGATGGTAAGTCACAGGTGACTGTGGAATATGAAAATGGGAAGCCTATACGCGTTGACGCAGTTGTCGTTTCCACCCAACACAGCCCTGAAGCGGGGGCCGACCAGATTCGCGAAGACATTATTGACCATGTCATCAAACCAGTTATTCCTGGCAATTTGCTGGATGCCAACACGAAGTATTACGTCAACCCCACAGGACGTTTCGTGGTCGGCGGCCCAATGGGTGATACTGGATTAACGGGTCGTAAAATCATTGTGGATACATACGGAGGAGCGGCCCCGCATGGTGGTGGCGCTTTCTCTGGCAAAGACCCGACCAAGGTGGATCGCTCAGCGTGTTATATGGCGCGCTATATTGCGAAAAACGTGGTAGCTGCTGGCTTGGCGGACCGCTGCCAAGTTCAATTAGCTTATGCTATTGGGGTGGCAGAGCCAGTTTCGGTTTATATAGACTGTTTTGGTACTGCGAAAATTGACGAAGAAAAGCTTGCAGAAATAATTCGCGCCAATTTTGAATTGACGCCAAAAGGCATTATTAGTTCACTAAACCTTCGTCAGCCAATCTACAAAGCCACGGCTGCGTTTGGCCACTTCGGGCGAAGGGAGTCCTCTTTCACTTGGGAGGCTACCGATAAAGCCGAAAAACTTCGTGCGGCTGCGGGTCTTTAA
- a CDS encoding helix-turn-helix transcriptional regulator has translation MIANRADLINVKELGKHVTRKREAGHLSLRAVAKLTGVSPSTLSRIETAKGFIPDATTLAKLCRWLEIPIERIVGLADSLWTERSQMVVHYPNEPTPSIVEAYLRADPELTPETAYALSELFRIAYEGYRRNVGNSSRQNEGIREKRDSNS, from the coding sequence ATGATAGCGAATCGTGCAGACTTGATTAACGTCAAGGAACTGGGAAAACATGTGACCCGAAAGAGAGAAGCTGGACATCTTTCTCTTCGGGCCGTAGCTAAACTCACTGGAGTTAGCCCCTCGACGTTATCTAGGATTGAGACAGCAAAGGGTTTTATTCCTGATGCGACGACATTGGCAAAACTTTGCCGATGGTTAGAAATTCCAATTGAAAGGATTGTAGGGTTGGCTGATAGTCTTTGGACTGAAAGGTCTCAAATGGTGGTGCACTATCCAAATGAACCTACCCCCTCAATTGTTGAAGCGTATTTGAGAGCAGATCCAGAATTGACTCCTGAAACAGCGTATGCGTTATCAGAGCTTTTTCGAATTGCATATGAGGGGTATCGGCGTAATGTTGGGAACTCTTCGCGGCAGAACGAGGGAATACGAGAAAAGCGCGATTCAAATTCGTAA
- a CDS encoding adenosylhomocysteinase, translated as MSKQYDIKNIELADEGKRRIEWAEREMPVLRLIRERFAKEQPLKGIRLVACAHVTTETANLVRALQAAGADSVLIASNPLSTQDDVAAALVKYYGVSVFAIKGESTETYLRHVEMALDHKPQIIIDDGSDVVATLVKHRPDQIPDIIGSTEETTTGIVRLRAMLKEGKLTFPAIAVNDAQTKHFFDNRYGTGQSTLDGIIRATNILLAGRTIVVVGYGWCGKGVAMRGRGMGANIIVTEINPVKALEAVMDGFRVMPIEAAAVHGDIFITVTGNRHVIDKHHFSVMKDGVIVCNSGHFDLELNLVGLKELSSEVKAVRQWTEEYRLKSGKSVIVLGEGRLVNLAAAEGHPASVMDMSFANQALSAEYLIKKKGELEPNIHLLPVEIDEEIATLKLAAMDIKIDQLTSEMVEYLNSWQTGT; from the coding sequence ATGAGTAAGCAATACGACATCAAGAATATTGAACTGGCTGACGAAGGGAAGCGACGCATTGAATGGGCTGAGCGTGAAATGCCTGTACTTCGCTTGATTCGTGAGCGATTCGCAAAAGAACAGCCACTAAAAGGTATCCGGCTAGTGGCTTGTGCGCACGTAACCACAGAAACTGCCAATCTTGTTCGGGCACTCCAGGCGGCTGGCGCGGATTCGGTACTGATTGCCTCTAATCCATTAAGCACCCAAGATGATGTGGCAGCAGCTTTAGTGAAGTATTACGGCGTCTCAGTCTTTGCGATAAAAGGTGAATCCACAGAAACTTATTTGCGCCATGTTGAAATGGCGCTTGATCACAAACCGCAGATCATCATTGATGATGGTTCCGACGTAGTGGCGACATTAGTTAAACATCGCCCCGATCAAATCCCTGACATTATTGGTTCAACGGAAGAAACCACCACTGGCATTGTTCGGCTCAGAGCAATGCTAAAGGAAGGCAAGTTGACCTTTCCCGCGATCGCCGTTAATGATGCACAAACGAAGCATTTCTTCGATAATCGTTATGGTACAGGGCAAAGCACACTGGATGGCATCATCCGCGCAACCAATATTTTACTGGCTGGTAGAACAATTGTTGTGGTTGGTTATGGTTGGTGCGGTAAAGGGGTAGCAATGCGTGGCCGAGGTATGGGGGCCAACATAATTGTCACAGAGATCAACCCTGTCAAAGCGCTAGAGGCTGTTATGGATGGCTTTCGTGTGATGCCAATTGAAGCCGCCGCAGTGCATGGCGATATTTTTATTACTGTGACTGGCAATCGTCATGTCATTGATAAGCATCATTTTTCAGTAATGAAAGATGGCGTGATCGTCTGTAACTCTGGGCATTTCGATCTTGAACTGAATCTTGTAGGGTTAAAAGAGTTGTCTAGCGAGGTAAAAGCAGTTCGGCAATGGACGGAGGAGTACCGGCTAAAAAGTGGCAAATCTGTAATCGTTTTAGGTGAAGGGCGCCTAGTCAATCTTGCGGCTGCCGAAGGGCACCCAGCCAGCGTAATGGATATGAGCTTCGCCAACCAAGCTTTGTCCGCAGAGTATCTGATCAAGAAAAAAGGCGAACTTGAACCTAATATCCATTTATTACCTGTAGAGATTGATGAAGAAATTGCTACCTTAAAGTTAGCAGCGATGGATATCAAAATAGATCAATTGACCTCTGAGATGGTCGAGTATTTGAATAGTTGGCAAACTGGCACGTAA
- a CDS encoding heme-binding protein: MNFPLPCGLEGVRVPICTAAISKAVTACFLSSNGHAFTPRTASFIVQEHFPPGISFQGSGPLFGVQFSQLLCSDVNPKAPLGLSAGAGALPLYKNGIKVGAIGIEGDGRYAFDPLPADLDIALEEVAALAGARGFEPPSSITGDKIIVNGIRFPYVDAAAPPALPLKPFNQLPGAITACCLRQDVPDSCIAPTSVIASKATEFITATVGDAPAGRINTRLFPSGTASFGSTPDLARDEVIRILTQAAKQASITRAAIRQPLNSAAEVNITVCDPNGKLLGIFSTADAPQFGFDVSAQKARTAAFFSNGAAATLLRQVGLGKYVDAAARDGLRLDGSVAFSDRAIGFLARPLYPDGIDRTLPGPFSLPLTDFSPFNVGFQLDAIREGYFENILKFVRDKDILALKDAITTPCGNPLLSAAVNNGFQIFPGSVPLYKNGKLVGAIGVSGDGVDQDDLIATMGSTGFEAPANIRTDQIFVRGTRLPYVKFPRQPNRDL, encoded by the coding sequence TTGAATTTTCCTTTGCCGTGCGGTTTGGAAGGGGTACGCGTGCCGATCTGTACGGCGGCTATTTCCAAGGCAGTGACGGCTTGCTTCCTGAGCAGCAACGGGCACGCCTTCACGCCCCGCACGGCCAGTTTTATCGTGCAAGAGCATTTCCCGCCCGGCATCAGCTTCCAAGGCAGTGGCCCGCTTTTCGGCGTGCAGTTTTCGCAATTGCTTTGCAGCGATGTAAACCCGAAAGCCCCACTCGGATTATCCGCCGGGGCTGGCGCTTTACCGTTATACAAAAACGGCATCAAGGTCGGAGCCATCGGTATTGAAGGCGATGGCCGTTATGCCTTCGACCCGCTTCCGGCTGACCTGGATATTGCCTTAGAAGAAGTGGCGGCCTTGGCCGGCGCGCGGGGGTTTGAGCCTCCTTCTTCAATTACGGGCGATAAAATTATCGTCAATGGCATTCGCTTTCCTTATGTGGATGCCGCCGCTCCTCCGGCGCTACCACTCAAGCCGTTTAATCAATTGCCGGGGGCGATCACTGCTTGCTGCTTGCGGCAGGATGTCCCTGATTCATGCATTGCTCCTACCAGTGTGATCGCTAGCAAAGCCACCGAATTCATCACGGCAACGGTGGGAGACGCACCTGCCGGGCGCATCAATACAAGGCTGTTTCCCAGCGGAACAGCTTCGTTTGGCTCAACCCCTGATCTCGCGCGCGATGAAGTTATTCGTATCCTGACCCAAGCGGCCAAACAGGCATCTATCACGCGTGCCGCGATTCGCCAGCCTCTGAATAGCGCCGCAGAAGTGAACATCACGGTATGCGACCCGAATGGCAAACTATTGGGCATTTTCAGCACGGCTGACGCTCCGCAATTTGGCTTTGATGTTTCGGCGCAAAAGGCGCGCACGGCAGCCTTCTTCAGCAATGGTGCTGCTGCCACATTGTTACGGCAAGTAGGGCTGGGAAAATATGTTGATGCTGCCGCGCGTGATGGATTACGGCTGGACGGTTCAGTTGCCTTTAGCGACCGGGCCATTGGCTTTTTAGCTCGACCGCTTTATCCGGATGGGATTGACCGCACCTTGCCGGGGCCATTCTCTTTACCCTTAACCGATTTCAGTCCTTTTAACGTGGGCTTTCAATTGGATGCGATACGAGAAGGCTATTTCGAGAATATCCTCAAGTTTGTCAGAGACAAAGACATTCTTGCGCTCAAGGATGCCATTACCACGCCATGTGGAAATCCTTTGCTAAGCGCGGCGGTCAACAATGGCTTTCAAATCTTTCCAGGCAGCGTTCCGCTTTATAAAAACGGAAAATTAGTCGGAGCAATTGGCGTCAGCGGCGATGGTGTGGATCAGGACGATCTGATTGCGACAATGGGAAGCACAGGATTTGAAGCCCCCGCCAATATACGCACAGACCAAATTTTCGTGCGGGGAACACGCTTGCCTTACGTGAAGTTTCCGCGTCAGCCAAACCGGGACTTATGA
- a CDS encoding ImmA/IrrE family metallo-endopeptidase: MSEINAKVLLIDSAGHWSGISSGTQQDGSVLIVLNATQAPNRLVATLMEEICHVLLGHRRNRISSDIAGAREYDLKIESEAYGVGAAALVPYHGLRLMLTQGFTLAAIARHFGVSESLAEYRVRLINVSGDCSV; encoded by the coding sequence ATGTCGGAAATTAATGCCAAAGTTTTGCTTATAGATAGTGCGGGGCATTGGTCTGGAATTTCTTCGGGTACTCAACAAGATGGTAGTGTGCTTATAGTATTGAACGCTACACAGGCACCAAACAGACTTGTTGCAACGTTAATGGAGGAGATTTGTCATGTGTTATTGGGTCATCGGCGAAATCGAATTTCTTCAGATATTGCAGGAGCTAGAGAATATGATCTCAAAATAGAGTCTGAAGCATATGGTGTAGGTGCTGCCGCACTTGTCCCCTATCATGGTCTGCGATTGATGCTTACTCAAGGATTTACATTAGCTGCGATTGCCCGCCATTTTGGAGTTAGTGAGTCATTAGCTGAGTATCGGGTAAGATTGATCAATGTTTCAGGTGATTGTAGTGTTTAA
- a CDS encoding LptF/LptG family permease, with the protein MLSATSINRLVPRYLILEILPLCLITLAILTILVLCQQLSRNSELLISPLITWQVLFQTLASLLPPIFTFTLPVAIVISEIVTLSRFVADHEWGVFEASGLNWLTKQGPFICIGVVGFVLTLLLNWNIAPQAIAKLKDARNNLALGKAATQIKPQTFVSEFPGLLFKVKSVDQQTGRWNGILLLRKDEAQDKIQLLAAKSGSLAPLNESLNFFELRLSNGVLIDNLLSTEDHITSVFKENIIKITPAKHPTSILPTEAEFDSPVQLSSMSSLISRLQKKKPEVALHNEIENEIEVEVFKRVANAFACIFASLCVLVLTNKLHAKSARRSFLLLSGFLLLVIFHASITYCQNLALRNRVISHQSLLLGFLAPCLTLVTLKWILTKNYISMLSSISTCFLRFRRTLTFTYGKKDTLLNRFERSNRSPSFNLGHYLVISEFAKFFALILAILAATIILFTLLDIAPSLVRNNVRLGFALSYLAWLSPQVIYYIIPFSILLAVATTATALARTGQLTILFYYTTHPLRLTLPIIIAACSIFLGILFLSETFLPFSNRQQDNRYRKIKGKTLEDVTIAFDRQWVSDEDSATIFGYRLIDNNGNQRLTALIFKLTNPDYYLDEVIHFDAVNTLANSAYASASFRYKIGDNGLANFEFINLSEPPPELINRESLHERANHEANKMTSNQLQNYILQVERTGLPTTALRMEQMQKIAFPFACITLLFLAFPVCLLQIRRQYQSRFSSIAISAALALLFWGILSIFEAAGKRGTIPISIAAWSPHALFLALASTIQVKLHYL; encoded by the coding sequence ATGCTTTCTGCTACCAGTATTAATCGACTAGTTCCCCGTTACTTGATTTTAGAAATACTTCCGCTTTGTCTTATCACCCTAGCGATTTTGACAATTTTAGTGCTTTGTCAGCAACTTTCGCGAAACAGCGAGTTGTTGATTTCCCCACTGATCACTTGGCAGGTATTATTCCAAACTCTAGCAAGCCTGTTACCGCCAATTTTTACCTTCACACTGCCTGTTGCCATTGTAATTAGCGAAATTGTGACGCTTTCCCGCTTCGTTGCCGATCATGAATGGGGGGTATTTGAGGCTAGCGGTCTTAATTGGCTTACTAAACAAGGGCCTTTTATTTGTATAGGTGTGGTTGGGTTTGTTTTGACCTTGTTACTGAATTGGAATATCGCACCACAAGCAATTGCTAAACTAAAAGATGCCCGAAACAATCTCGCATTAGGCAAGGCAGCAACCCAAATTAAACCTCAGACATTTGTATCGGAGTTTCCAGGGCTTTTGTTTAAAGTCAAAAGCGTTGATCAACAGACTGGAAGGTGGAACGGGATTTTACTTCTCAGGAAGGATGAGGCACAAGATAAAATTCAGTTACTTGCTGCCAAGTCAGGCAGCTTAGCACCGCTCAATGAGAGCCTAAACTTCTTTGAGCTTAGGTTGTCGAATGGAGTCCTCATCGACAACCTGCTATCCACCGAGGATCATATTACAAGTGTCTTCAAGGAAAATATAATTAAGATTACCCCTGCAAAACACCCTACTTCAATTTTACCAACTGAAGCTGAATTCGATAGCCCTGTTCAGTTATCTAGCATGAGTAGCTTAATTAGCAGGTTACAGAAGAAGAAACCAGAAGTCGCTTTACATAATGAAATCGAAAATGAAATCGAAGTCGAAGTGTTCAAACGTGTTGCTAATGCATTCGCTTGTATTTTTGCTTCGCTCTGTGTGTTGGTATTAACTAATAAGTTACATGCAAAATCTGCGCGAAGATCTTTTTTACTCCTCTCAGGTTTTCTGCTCCTCGTGATTTTCCATGCTTCAATAACTTATTGTCAGAATCTAGCATTGAGGAATAGGGTGATAAGCCATCAAAGTCTGCTATTAGGATTCTTAGCTCCTTGTTTGACCTTAGTAACCCTCAAATGGATACTGACCAAAAACTACATAAGCATGTTAAGCTCAATTAGCACTTGTTTCTTACGTTTCAGGAGAACGCTCACATTTACCTATGGAAAAAAAGATACCCTCCTAAATCGCTTTGAGAGAAGCAATAGGTCTCCATCTTTTAATTTAGGGCATTATTTAGTTATTAGCGAGTTTGCTAAATTTTTTGCGCTGATATTGGCGATCTTAGCTGCCACAATCATCCTGTTTACACTCCTTGATATAGCACCCTCTCTTGTCAGAAATAATGTTAGGCTGGGCTTTGCTCTAAGCTATTTGGCTTGGCTTTCTCCACAGGTTATTTATTATATTATTCCCTTTAGCATACTTCTCGCAGTAGCAACCACCGCAACTGCTTTAGCAAGAACCGGGCAATTGACCATTTTATTCTACTACACGACTCATCCATTACGTCTTACCTTACCTATCATTATAGCAGCTTGCTCGATATTTCTCGGTATTTTATTTTTATCCGAAACATTTCTTCCTTTTAGTAATCGGCAACAGGATAATCGCTATCGGAAAATTAAAGGTAAAACATTGGAAGATGTAACAATCGCATTTGATAGACAATGGGTGTCTGACGAAGACTCGGCTACAATTTTTGGCTATCGTTTAATTGATAACAACGGTAATCAAAGGCTAACAGCTTTAATTTTTAAATTGACCAATCCTGACTACTACTTGGATGAAGTAATTCACTTTGACGCAGTTAACACGCTCGCTAATAGCGCGTATGCGTCAGCTAGCTTTCGCTATAAAATTGGGGATAACGGACTCGCTAACTTTGAGTTTATAAACCTGAGTGAGCCGCCCCCAGAACTAATAAATCGCGAATCGCTACATGAAAGGGCCAATCATGAGGCGAATAAGATGACCTCTAACCAGCTCCAAAATTATATCTTACAAGTTGAAAGAACAGGCTTGCCCACTACTGCATTACGCATGGAACAAATGCAGAAAATCGCTTTCCCTTTCGCATGTATTACTTTACTTTTTTTAGCTTTTCCAGTTTGCCTTTTGCAGATACGAAGACAATATCAATCAAGATTTTCTTCCATTGCAATTAGCGCCGCTCTAGCTCTGCTCTTCTGGGGAATATTAAGTATCTTTGAGGCAGCAGGCAAACGAGGGACAATACCTATCTCAATTGCAGCATGGTCTCCACATGCTTTATTTTTAGCGCTGGCAAGTACTATTCAGGTCAAATTACACTACCTTTAA
- the xerD gene encoding site-specific tyrosine recombinase XerD yields MLPAAVENEYVRRYLAYLKVEKGLAANTLEAYRNDLSKLSCFAEEHEKDLLSIERSDLIELFAELKDGNAGDASMARFTSVIKGFFKFLLAEGILRRDPSSLIESRKSWQTLPSFLNNDDVERLLAQPTLNDDVGLRDKAMLEVLYATGLRVSELISLKLSDLDWDRGVINCFGKGTKQRRVPIGKSAVDYLKRYFAARPRLLQGKGSDYLFVEFGGAPLTRQKFWKLIKGYGQQAKIDYVTPHMMRHSFATVLLRNGADLRSVQMMLGHSDISTTQIYTHVTNENLQDAYKKFHPRS; encoded by the coding sequence ATGCTACCGGCTGCGGTAGAAAATGAGTATGTTCGGCGCTACCTTGCTTATCTAAAAGTTGAGAAAGGCTTGGCGGCCAATACGCTTGAGGCATATCGCAATGATCTCTCCAAACTAAGTTGCTTTGCGGAGGAACATGAAAAGGATCTACTTTCGATAGAACGTAGTGACCTGATTGAATTATTTGCGGAGCTCAAGGATGGAAACGCAGGTGACGCCTCAATGGCGCGCTTCACTTCGGTCATCAAAGGGTTTTTCAAGTTTCTACTTGCCGAGGGAATTCTTCGGCGTGACCCTTCAAGCCTGATCGAATCACGTAAATCATGGCAAACCCTACCGAGCTTTCTAAACAATGACGACGTAGAGCGACTTTTGGCTCAGCCCACGCTAAATGACGATGTCGGCTTGCGTGATAAAGCGATGCTGGAAGTCTTGTATGCCACGGGGCTACGGGTTTCAGAACTAATCAGTTTGAAACTAAGTGATCTGGATTGGGATAGAGGGGTGATCAATTGCTTCGGCAAAGGCACGAAACAACGGCGCGTGCCAATCGGCAAATCCGCAGTTGATTATCTGAAGCGCTACTTTGCCGCGCGGCCAAGATTGCTACAGGGAAAGGGTAGCGACTATCTATTTGTTGAGTTTGGCGGCGCTCCGCTCACCCGCCAGAAGTTCTGGAAGCTTATTAAAGGTTACGGACAACAAGCCAAGATTGATTACGTAACTCCTCACATGATGCGGCACAGTTTCGCCACAGTTTTGTTGCGTAATGGCGCTGATTTACGTTCTGTTCAAATGATGCTCGGACACAGTGACATCAGCACCACCCAGATTTACACACACGTCACCAACGAAAATTTGCAAGATGCGTACAAGAAATTCCACCCACGTTCCTGA